A single window of Dermacentor albipictus isolate Rhodes 1998 colony chromosome 1, USDA_Dalb.pri_finalv2, whole genome shotgun sequence DNA harbors:
- the LOC135908409 gene encoding uncharacterized protein — translation MSAPYNAYYPPPAGVQPYPQPAPVAGGAAPPPPPYYPPQTAATASVQPAPYPAGYPPGYPPPPQPAAMQPSYNPTYVNAQPSAPPVTVIVQQQPNAQTAPTQVVRPPPQQNQSGSSGMGMAGAAAVGMLAGAAVAGVAAAAHSHDRHHHPPPHLGHRPGLLSRGHHGPVNVHIHPQPTHWAARLAMRAKERRHH, via the exons GTGCGCCGTACAATGCCTACTACCCTCCTCCGGCTGGAGTGCAACCGTACCCACAGCCAGCCCCTGTGGCAGGTGGCGCGGCCCCGCCTCCGCCGCCCTATTACCCGCCCCAGACTGCAGCCACGGCCAGCGTGCAGCCCGCCCCCTATCCGGCAGGCTATCCACCGGGCTATCCACCGCCGCCACAGCCTGCGGCGATGCAACCGTCGTACAACCCGACATACGTGAACGCGCAGCCGTCGGCACCCCCCGTCACGGTCATTGTGCAGCAGCAGCCCAACGCACAGACAGCG CCGACGCAGGTTGTCCGGCCACCCCCTCAGCAAAACCAGAGTGGCAGCAGCGGCATGGGCATGGCAGGAGCGGCGGCAGTGGGCATGCTGGCGGGCGCCGCAGTGGCCGGAGTAGCGGCGGCTGCGCACAGTCACGACAGGCACCACCACCCACCGCCGCACCTTGGGCACCGACCGGGGCTGCTGAGCCGAGGGCACCACGGGCCGGTCAACGTGCACATTCACCCGCAGCCCACGCACTGGGCGGCTAGACTCGCCATGCGGGCGAAGGAGCGGCGACACCACTAA